Proteins encoded by one window of Cylindrospermum stagnale PCC 7417:
- a CDS encoding tetratricopeptide repeat protein: MDIHSFLASGDQQNRRYMFVKDNTFYTQEHEVYCRVESAVEDNYLRSCALESAQQGDYTQAIALLSQLIYRHPQNAVDYNNRGLIYFQSGEGQKAFCDYNTALQLNPTLASAYNNRANYHAACGELAVALADYDQALDLNPRHVRAWINRGITLRDLGQYYEAVENFETALLFGQLEGHIWAERGRTYHLWGDWNCAIADYYRALTQLPSLNNNRDVSGYRLRLQLETWLNELLSPENLN; encoded by the coding sequence ATGGATATTCACTCATTTTTAGCATCTGGTGATCAGCAAAATAGACGTTATATGTTTGTTAAAGATAATACATTTTATACTCAAGAACACGAAGTGTATTGTCGGGTTGAATCTGCTGTAGAAGACAACTACTTACGTTCTTGTGCTTTGGAGTCAGCGCAACAAGGAGATTACACTCAGGCGATCGCGCTGTTAAGCCAACTTATTTACCGCCATCCCCAAAATGCAGTTGATTACAATAACCGGGGGCTGATTTATTTTCAAAGCGGAGAAGGGCAAAAAGCCTTCTGTGACTATAACACAGCGCTACAACTAAATCCTACTTTAGCTAGTGCTTATAACAATCGGGCAAACTACCACGCGGCTTGTGGAGAATTAGCAGTCGCACTTGCCGACTACGATCAGGCGCTAGATTTGAATCCCCGCCATGTTCGAGCCTGGATTAACCGGGGCATTACCTTGCGTGATTTGGGACAATATTATGAAGCAGTTGAGAATTTTGAGACTGCACTGCTGTTCGGTCAACTAGAAGGTCACATTTGGGCTGAACGTGGCAGGACTTACCACCTTTGGGGCGATTGGAATTGTGCGATCGCCGATTATTACCGCGCCCTCACACAACTGCCTTCTCTGAACAATAATCGGGACGTTTCTGGTTATCGCTTGCGTTTACAACTAGAAACTTGGCTAAACGAGTTGCTGTCTCCTGAAAATCTTAATTAG
- the psaM gene encoding photosystem I reaction center subunit XII, with translation MPISDTQVYIALAVALIPGILAWRLATELYK, from the coding sequence ATGCCCATATCAGATACTCAAGTGTACATCGCTCTGGCTGTGGCGTTGATTCCAGGAATTCTGGCTTGGCGGTTAGCCACAGAACTTTACAAATAG
- a CDS encoding FGGY-family carbohydrate kinase — translation MGLYLGIDFGTSGARGVVIDDDATILAEVRYPWETAAVSDWVTCWETALFTLLELTPSELRREIKAIAINGTSSTILLGDAAGKPVDAPLLYNDARGAEMLEQLRSIAPSNHTVLSATSSLAKLLWMRQLPSFSEARYLIHQADWLAFLLHGQLGISDYHNALKLGYDVEKLKYPEWLENLQIPIQLPKILAPGTPIAELRPEIAARLGFPRDCVVYAGTTDSIAAFLASGAQLPGEAVTSLGSTLVLKLLSRTRIEDARYGIYSHRLGDLWLTGGASNTGGGVLRHFFTDEELESLSGGIDASIASDLDYYPLLESGDRFPINDPHLPPRLEPRPDNSQKFLHGLLEGIARIESRGYELLQQLGSDKLKRVYTAGGGAGNPTWTNIRRRYLKVSVVASKHTEAAYGTALLAMRGVRR, via the coding sequence ATGGGTTTGTATCTGGGTATCGACTTCGGCACCTCTGGCGCCAGGGGTGTGGTAATTGACGATGATGCTACTATCCTGGCTGAGGTGCGTTATCCTTGGGAAACTGCGGCGGTCTCTGACTGGGTAACTTGCTGGGAGACGGCTCTGTTTACCCTACTGGAACTCACACCTAGTGAATTACGGCGAGAAATTAAGGCGATCGCAATTAATGGCACATCTTCCACTATTTTACTGGGGGATGCCGCCGGAAAGCCTGTAGATGCACCGTTATTGTACAACGACGCGCGGGGAGCAGAGATGCTAGAGCAGTTAAGAAGTATCGCCCCGTCAAACCATACCGTATTAAGTGCCACCTCTAGCCTAGCTAAACTGCTGTGGATGAGGCAATTACCCTCTTTTAGCGAAGCTAGATATTTAATCCATCAAGCCGACTGGCTGGCGTTTCTCCTGCATGGACAATTGGGGATTAGTGACTACCACAACGCTTTAAAGCTGGGTTACGACGTTGAAAAGTTAAAATACCCAGAATGGCTAGAAAACCTGCAAATACCGATTCAGCTACCGAAAATTTTAGCCCCTGGTACGCCAATTGCCGAATTACGCCCGGAGATTGCAGCTAGGTTGGGTTTCCCCCGTGATTGTGTAGTGTATGCGGGAACGACTGATAGTATTGCCGCTTTTCTCGCCAGTGGGGCACAATTGCCTGGTGAAGCTGTGACTTCCCTTGGTTCGACGTTGGTTCTCAAACTCTTGAGTCGCACCCGGATTGAGGATGCCAGGTATGGGATTTATAGCCATCGCTTGGGGGATTTATGGCTGACTGGAGGGGCTTCTAATACGGGTGGTGGGGTGTTACGGCATTTTTTCACTGATGAGGAGTTAGAAAGCCTTAGCGGCGGGATAGATGCCAGTATTGCCAGTGATTTGGATTATTATCCTTTATTGGAGAGTGGCGATCGCTTTCCGATTAATGATCCCCACCTACCGCCAAGATTAGAACCGCGCCCAGACAACTCACAGAAGTTTCTGCATGGTTTGTTAGAAGGTATTGCCCGTATTGAGTCACGGGGTTATGAATTATTACAACAGCTAGGCTCTGACAAGTTGAAGCGTGTTTATACTGCCGGTGGCGGTGCGGGAAATCCTACTTGGACTAATATTCGTCGGCGTTATTTAAAGGTGTCTGTAGTTGCGTCGAAGCACACGGAAGCGGCTTATGGGACTGCACTTTTGGCGATGCGGGGGGTTAGGAGATAG
- a CDS encoding McrC family protein: MHINPAQSRIIQITEYETKSFQHDEISDLAGIELYEKYKIQVDVEFPNYKTRNKWQLKAKGWVGYIPLNSGFALKINPKVPIQNLLGMLEYAYNLKSFSFLEGLINCESIEDFYNRLAYILAQKIIERCRKGLYRAYVPKIEQLAYARGRINLQQIIQKPWNVKLKCEYEEHTADIIENQILFWTLFNIGHSRFCSEKVSLIVRQAYHAMQGMVTLQLCNSADCIHRQYNRLNEDYRILHYLCRFFLENIGPSNERGNHKILPFLVEMARLYEMFVTEWLKENTPQGYFFKQQHLMQIGQNRQFSIDLLLCDAATGKTLAVLDTKYKTPEKAASSDIHQMISYANTTQCKQAFLIYPKDLTQPLNIKSDNIQVRSLTFSLENNLNHAGQTFLKNLLPPS; the protein is encoded by the coding sequence ATGCATATAAATCCAGCACAATCAAGAATTATTCAAATAACTGAATATGAAACTAAATCATTTCAGCATGATGAAATATCTGATTTAGCTGGAATTGAGTTATATGAGAAATATAAAATTCAAGTAGATGTGGAATTTCCTAACTATAAAACTCGTAATAAGTGGCAACTAAAAGCTAAGGGATGGGTTGGCTATATTCCTTTAAATTCCGGATTTGCTCTAAAAATTAACCCCAAAGTGCCTATTCAAAACCTCTTGGGAATGCTGGAGTATGCTTATAATTTAAAGAGTTTCAGCTTTCTCGAAGGGCTGATAAATTGTGAATCTATAGAAGATTTTTATAATCGGCTAGCTTACATATTAGCCCAGAAAATTATAGAAAGATGTCGCAAAGGATTATATCGCGCTTATGTACCTAAAATTGAACAGCTTGCCTATGCACGAGGAAGGATAAATTTACAACAAATAATTCAAAAGCCTTGGAATGTTAAACTAAAATGTGAATATGAAGAACACACTGCTGATATTATAGAAAACCAAATTCTGTTTTGGACACTTTTTAATATTGGTCATAGCCGTTTTTGTTCAGAAAAAGTATCACTGATAGTCCGACAAGCTTATCACGCTATGCAAGGGATGGTAACTCTACAACTTTGCAATTCAGCAGACTGTATTCATAGACAATATAACCGCCTCAATGAAGATTATCGAATATTACATTATCTTTGTCGATTTTTTTTAGAAAACATTGGGCCAAGTAATGAAAGGGGAAATCACAAAATCCTACCCTTTCTTGTCGAGATGGCGCGTTTATATGAAATGTTCGTGACAGAATGGCTGAAGGAAAACACGCCACAAGGCTATTTTTTCAAACAGCAACATCTAATGCAAATTGGTCAGAATCGACAGTTTAGCATAGACCTATTATTGTGTGATGCTGCTACAGGCAAAACACTAGCAGTTTTAGATACCAAATATAAAACACCAGAAAAAGCCGCAAGTTCTGATATTCATCAGATGATCAGCTACGCTAACACAACACAGTGTAAGCAAGCCTTTTTGATATACCCGAAAGACTTGACACAGCCACTAAATATTAAAAGCGACAATATCCAAGTTCGCAGCCTCACCTTTTCCCTCGAAAACAACCTCAATCACGCAGGCCAAACCTTCCTAAAAAACCTCCTTCCTCCCTCCTAA
- a CDS encoding McrB family protein, which translates to MLEEINGNNIFTYIENNDFWEYLEKPFESLVEEVYKILPKALLNHLKGNHNWHSPAFLHPFNENDKRPFCLYYDFRLNSKLCAPELFIKLNNEGIKIGFSIDKHSSDYGNIFYKNCELYQDELDYIFDKIKLKYHAIYNYSPEDNQPLHALKHFLKEANFDEFSGEITISKEKILQISFEQLIAQILEILQVLSSLFLLGIPNDTMQKIYNYLDINPIDTILELADYISYSKQNIEIWLRVIERKKQAIFYGSPGTGKTFIVEKVAKYLISGGDGFSELLQFHPAYSYEDFIQGIRPQSQDGNLTYPLVPGRFLEFCKKAESCQDTCVLIIDEINRANLVQVFGELMYLLEYREREIPLAGGNTFRIPKNVRIIGTMNTADRSIAQIDHALRRRFAFIELRPNYDVLIKYHLKTGFAVIDLIKILEQVNQAIADKNYEIGVSFFLTDNLRDDIEDI; encoded by the coding sequence ATGCTTGAAGAGATTAATGGTAATAATATATTTACTTATATTGAAAATAACGACTTTTGGGAATATCTCGAAAAGCCATTTGAATCTCTTGTCGAAGAGGTGTATAAAATATTGCCAAAAGCATTATTAAATCATCTAAAAGGAAATCATAACTGGCATTCTCCCGCATTTTTACATCCCTTTAATGAAAATGATAAAAGACCATTTTGTTTATATTATGATTTTCGGCTGAATAGTAAACTCTGCGCTCCCGAATTATTCATAAAACTAAATAATGAAGGGATAAAAATTGGCTTTAGTATAGATAAGCATAGTAGTGATTACGGAAATATTTTTTATAAAAACTGTGAACTTTATCAGGATGAGTTAGACTATATCTTTGATAAAATCAAACTAAAGTATCATGCTATATATAATTATTCCCCCGAAGATAATCAACCCCTACATGCTCTAAAACATTTTTTAAAAGAAGCTAACTTTGATGAATTTAGTGGAGAAATTACTATATCCAAAGAAAAAATTCTGCAAATAAGTTTTGAACAGTTAATAGCTCAAATATTAGAAATATTACAAGTATTATCTTCATTATTTTTATTAGGAATTCCAAATGATACTATGCAAAAAATTTACAATTATCTGGATATTAATCCTATTGATACCATACTTGAATTAGCCGATTATATTAGCTATAGCAAACAAAATATAGAAATTTGGTTACGTGTAATTGAGCGCAAAAAACAAGCCATATTTTATGGTTCGCCTGGAACAGGTAAAACATTTATAGTTGAAAAAGTAGCTAAATACTTAATCAGTGGTGGTGATGGGTTTTCAGAACTTCTACAATTTCATCCAGCATATTCTTATGAAGACTTTATTCAAGGTATCCGTCCTCAAAGCCAAGATGGCAATTTAACATATCCACTTGTTCCAGGCAGATTTTTAGAATTTTGTAAAAAAGCTGAATCTTGTCAAGATACTTGTGTCCTCATTATTGATGAAATAAACCGTGCAAATCTTGTACAAGTTTTTGGTGAATTAATGTATCTGCTAGAATACCGTGAAAGAGAAATTCCATTAGCTGGAGGTAACACCTTTCGCATTCCCAAAAATGTGCGTATTATTGGTACAATGAATACAGCAGATAGGTCTATAGCACAAATAGATCATGCGTTACGTCGCCGCTTTGCATTTATAGAACTTCGCCCTAATTATGATGTGCTAATAAAATATCACCTAAAAACTGGTTTTGCAGTTATAGATTTGATTAAGATTTTGGAGCAAGTAAATCAGGCTATAGCAGATAAAAACTATGAAATTGGTGTTTCATTCTTTTTAACTGATAACCTACGGGATGATATAGAAGATATTTAG
- a CDS encoding N-acetylglucosamine kinase, which translates to MNYVLGIDGGGSKTVCVLMNEARQVLGRGEAGPSNYQSIGIAATLQSIKDAIDEAIKTTNNVNISAICLGLAGVGRTEDIEIIKKLVQELPINWELQPENIVICNDALIALMGGIGHDVGIVVAAGTGSIVFGRNHQKKTKRVGGWGYILGDEGSAYKIAVAGMQAALKSYDGREISTTLVEDFKQHLSLASIEDLIELIYRREWGVKEIAALAPVVDFAAASGDEIANQIIDDSVKELVKATATVIEAIFNSESVLEVVTTGSVWLGRCKIQERFAASIIKNFSFVRVIYPRYEPAIGAGLLALQRL; encoded by the coding sequence ATGAATTACGTTTTAGGAATTGATGGCGGCGGTAGCAAAACTGTGTGCGTTTTAATGAATGAGGCACGTCAAGTGTTAGGGCGCGGGGAAGCAGGCCCGTCTAATTACCAAAGTATAGGTATTGCAGCAACGTTACAATCAATTAAAGATGCAATTGACGAAGCGATAAAAACTACAAATAATGTAAATATTTCAGCAATTTGCTTGGGTTTAGCGGGTGTAGGACGTACAGAAGATATTGAAATTATCAAAAAATTAGTGCAAGAATTGCCTATTAACTGGGAATTGCAACCAGAGAATATTGTAATTTGCAATGATGCTTTAATAGCTTTAATGGGTGGAATTGGTCATGATGTAGGAATTGTAGTTGCAGCGGGTACTGGTTCGATAGTTTTCGGGCGAAATCATCAAAAAAAAACCAAGCGAGTTGGCGGATGGGGTTATATTTTAGGTGATGAAGGTAGCGCTTATAAAATTGCTGTTGCCGGGATGCAAGCTGCATTGAAATCTTATGATGGACGTGAAATATCAACAACTTTAGTTGAAGATTTTAAACAGCATCTTAGTCTAGCGAGTATAGAAGATTTAATAGAATTAATATATCGACGAGAATGGGGAGTTAAAGAGATAGCAGCTTTAGCACCAGTTGTAGATTTTGCAGCAGCATCAGGTGATGAAATAGCGAATCAGATAATTGATGATTCTGTGAAAGAATTGGTAAAAGCTACAGCTACAGTTATTGAAGCAATTTTTAATTCTGAGTCAGTTTTAGAAGTAGTCACAACGGGAAGTGTTTGGCTGGGTAGATGCAAAATACAAGAGAGATTTGCAGCATCAATTATTAAGAATTTTTCTTTTGTGAGAGTTATTTATCCCCGGTATGAACCTGCAATTGGTGCAGGTTTATTGGCATTACAGAGGTTATAA
- a CDS encoding MFS transporter, translating into MKPQTPTRSPWTYIPTLYFAEGVPNVIISTVAVIFYKKLGIDNEQITAWTSFLYLPWVIKMFWGPLVDIYSTKRTWILITQFAMFCCLTLVALSLQLPNFFFLSLAALTLGAFISATYDIATDGFYMLALNPAQQAFFVGIRSLFYRLAVLFGSGFLVVLAGRLEKSLNNIPLSWSISIGFSAVLFAILFIFHRLILPLPESDAPRQLEVESEKIPFWEVISTYFQQEKIGAILAFILFYRLGEAMLLKIASLFLVEKIENGGLGLSTEEFGWVYGTFGVLSLIIGGILGGALIARYGLKKCLFPMALALNLPDIFYVYIAYAKPSLTLIYPLVSLEQFGYGLGFTAFSVYLMYTAQGKYKTSHYAISTGLMALGLMLPGAISGVIQKAVGYPLFFVLVCLLTVPGMITLFFIPLKEDKSL; encoded by the coding sequence ATGAAACCTCAAACCCCCACCCGTTCCCCCTGGACTTACATTCCCACCCTATACTTTGCCGAAGGCGTACCTAACGTCATCATCAGCACAGTTGCCGTAATTTTTTACAAAAAACTCGGCATAGATAACGAGCAAATAACCGCTTGGACAAGCTTTCTCTATCTCCCCTGGGTGATCAAAATGTTTTGGGGGCCACTTGTCGATATTTACTCAACCAAAAGAACATGGATACTTATCACTCAATTTGCCATGTTTTGTTGCTTGACTTTGGTCGCCTTATCTTTACAACTACCAAACTTCTTTTTCTTATCCTTAGCAGCATTGACACTTGGGGCATTTATTTCAGCCACTTATGACATTGCCACAGATGGCTTTTATATGCTGGCTTTAAATCCAGCACAGCAAGCTTTTTTTGTAGGTATTCGTTCACTATTTTATCGGCTAGCTGTCTTATTTGGTAGCGGGTTTTTAGTAGTGTTAGCAGGTCGCCTAGAAAAAAGCCTGAATAATATTCCTTTAAGTTGGAGTATATCTATAGGCTTCTCTGCTGTTTTATTTGCGATACTTTTTATTTTTCATCGCCTTATTTTACCATTACCTGAATCAGATGCCCCACGTCAACTAGAAGTAGAATCAGAAAAAATACCTTTTTGGGAAGTAATTAGCACTTATTTTCAGCAAGAGAAGATAGGAGCAATTTTAGCATTTATCTTATTCTACAGATTAGGCGAAGCAATGCTACTCAAAATAGCGTCTTTGTTTCTAGTGGAAAAAATAGAAAATGGGGGCTTAGGTTTATCAACAGAAGAATTTGGCTGGGTATATGGAACTTTCGGTGTACTTTCCCTAATTATCGGCGGTATTTTAGGAGGAGCACTAATTGCTAGATATGGGTTAAAAAAATGCTTGTTTCCAATGGCTTTAGCATTAAATTTACCCGACATATTTTATGTATATATAGCTTATGCTAAACCATCGTTGACATTAATTTATCCCCTGGTTTCTTTAGAGCAATTTGGCTATGGTTTAGGATTTACAGCTTTTAGTGTTTATTTAATGTACACCGCCCAAGGTAAATACAAGACTTCACATTATGCCATATCTACTGGATTAATGGCTTTAGGTTTAATGTTACCCGGAGCAATTAGCGGCGTAATTCAAAAAGCAGTAGGTTATCCATTATTTTTTGTTTTGGTTTGTTTACTAACCGTTCCGGGAATGATAACTCTGTTTTTTATTCCATTAAAAGAAGATAAATCTCTTTAA
- a CDS encoding GxxExxY protein, with protein sequence METNRQDAKDAKRREPSQEVDRLVHGVIGAAIEVHRVLGPGFLEEVYKEALVIEFMRCGIHHEVEKSVSVIYKGHEVGKARLDFLVANCLVVELKAVQTLAPIHEAQVLSYLKMTNCSLGLLINFNVPLLKDGIKRIILSS encoded by the coding sequence ATGGAAACGAACCGCCAAGACGCCAAGGACGCCAAGAGAAGAGAGCCAAGTCAAGAGGTAGATAGGCTGGTTCATGGGGTGATTGGGGCGGCGATTGAGGTGCATCGCGTGTTGGGGCCAGGGTTTTTGGAGGAAGTGTATAAGGAGGCGCTGGTTATTGAATTTATGAGGTGCGGCATACATCATGAGGTCGAGAAGTCAGTAAGTGTTATATACAAAGGGCATGAGGTAGGCAAAGCAAGATTGGATTTTTTGGTGGCTAACTGTTTAGTAGTGGAATTGAAAGCAGTCCAAACCCTAGCCCCCATTCACGAAGCGCAAGTCCTCTCCTACCTCAAAATGACTAACTGCTCCTTAGGACTCCTCATCAACTTTAACGTCCCCCTTCTCAAAGACGGCATCAAACGCATTATCCTATCTTCTTAA